A single window of Candoia aspera isolate rCanAsp1 chromosome 3, rCanAsp1.hap2, whole genome shotgun sequence DNA harbors:
- the LOC134493950 gene encoding MARVEL domain-containing protein 3-like: MPHSGKFHQDRGCIPRETPNYFDKRSRQPHSSDGRLSRGAAEHSRTSCDFAEPEQNHLGARHGYNNSPPPHYPPKNTFSEKCSNLCSRRGVLQFVEVTVNILVLICIGASQAGVSGFSSLGGLGSFNINSMYSPFEGTELQEVTELDMQYSQMRAPCVYGGVAFSLTMMCLTLLFLVRGGKPIHRLSLGLLAAECLFDILACLGYIVAVGLYLHFVIQVNSTDMCLRRERLYARRGYTSVNCSVQGGDASVALFGLVAACLYFGSFVVCILTIRDVRKFQKQQDNSRYHLERTYKEEDHPKPYKSPENTYTATTFGTLV; this comes from the exons ATGCCCCATTCTGGGAAATTTCATCAAGATAGAGGCTGCATTCCCAGGGAGACCCCCAATTACTTTGATAAAAGAAGTAGGCAACCACATTCATCAGATGGAAG GTTGTCACGAGGAGCAGCTGAACATTCAAGAACTTCCTGTGATTTTGCAGAGCCTGAGCAGAACCACCTAGGAGCAAGGCATGGTTATAACAATTCCCCCCCTCCACACTATCCTCCCAAAAATACTTTTTCAGAGAAATGCTCAAACCTGTGCTCCCGAAGAG GAGTCTTACAGTTTGTCGAAGTCACTGTCAACATTTTGGTGCTGATCTGTATTGGAGCAAGCCAGGCCGGTGTCTCTGGATTCAGTTCCCTGGGAGGCCTAGGCTCTTTCAACATCAACTCAATGTATAGCCCGTTTGAAGGGACTGAACTCCAAGAGGTGACGGAGCTGGACATGCAGTACAGCCAGATGAGAGCCCCTTGTGTGTATGGAGGGGTGGCTTTCAGTCTGACAATGATGTGCCTTACGCTTCTTTTCCTTGTCAGGGGAGGAAAGCCCATTCATCGCCTTTCCCTTGGACTGCTTGCTGCTGAGTGTCTCTTTGACATCCTCGCTTGCCTTGGTTATATAGTGGCTGTTGGGCTCTACCTCCACTTTGTCATTCAAGTCAATTCCACGGATATGTGCCTAAGGAGAGAAAGGCTTTACGCACGGCGAGGTTATACCTCAGTGAACTGCAGCGTGCAAGGCGGGGATGCATCTGTGGCTCTCTTTGGCCTGGTGGCTGCTTGCCTGTATTTTGGAAGCTTTGTGGTCTGCATTCTCACCATTCGGGATGTCCGGAAGTTTCAGAAACAACAGGACAACAGTCGCTATCATCTTGAGAGAACCTACAAGGAAGAAGACCACCCAAAGCCCTATAAGAGCCCAGAAAACACATACACTGCAACAACTTTTGGCACACTTGTGTAA